One genomic segment of Pedobacter endophyticus includes these proteins:
- a CDS encoding phage holin family protein, giving the protein MQENKEKSIEDIVDDAKGFLEARIEYTRLYLVEKAAKLFADLVTNTVVIVCFILAFLFGSVTLALFLSDVLGGYTAGFGCVSLIYIALAVIVYFTKDKYIEKAIINGAIRKYFDKLADEEEEDEKL; this is encoded by the coding sequence ATGCAGGAAAATAAAGAAAAAAGCATTGAAGACATTGTAGACGATGCAAAGGGCTTTTTGGAAGCCAGGATAGAATATACCAGATTATATTTGGTAGAAAAAGCAGCTAAACTTTTTGCAGATTTAGTTACCAATACTGTCGTAATTGTCTGTTTTATTTTGGCATTCTTATTCGGATCGGTTACGCTCGCTCTCTTTCTATCCGACGTGCTTGGCGGTTACACTGCGGGTTTTGGTTGCGTTTCACTGATATATATTGCGTTAGCCGTTATTGTTTATTTTACTAAAGACAAATACATCGAAAAGGCCATCATTAATGGCGCCATTAGAAAGTATTTTGATAAACTTGCAGATGAGGAGGAAGAAGATGAGAAACTATAA
- a CDS encoding YtxH domain-containing protein translates to MNDNSKVVVALLAGLAAGAALGILFAPDKGEETRDKLSQSLKDLGDSIKDKAADEINNLAGLKEKVVSSIKTKLRSVEEEYSDDVEHA, encoded by the coding sequence ATGAATGATAATTCGAAAGTTGTGGTAGCGCTTTTAGCAGGATTAGCTGCGGGTGCGGCCCTAGGTATTTTATTTGCACCAGATAAAGGCGAGGAAACACGCGACAAGCTTAGTCAATCGTTAAAAGACTTGGGAGATTCTATTAAAGACAAAGCTGCCGACGAAATCAACAATTTGGCAGGCTTAAAAGAAAAAGTTGTAAGCTCTATTAAAACCAAGCTGAGAAGCGTTGAGGAAGAATATAGCGACGACGTAGAGCACGCATAA
- a CDS encoding sigma-54-dependent transcriptional regulator yields MKKKILIIDDEVNIGLLLSRFLTRNGFEVATAITGNSAFETLSNEVFDLVLCDYGLDDTDGREILIKIKENYPTTGVIIITGYTDIKRAVELIKLGAYDYITKPLYPDEILNTINKALETQRALNERSMAPGEAISNVTEPEYNSQTQYIDGKSEVSIGLLKQIQLIAPTSYSVILTGKSGTGKEYVAKTIHLNSLRKDKPFIAMDCGSLTKELAASEFFGHEKGAFTGALYKKIGHFEQANGGTLFLDEIGNLSYEIQATLLRTVQERKVKRIGSTKEIDLDVRIIVATNENLVENINKGTFREDLFHRFNEFSIHIPSLKKRGNDIMVFAERFLADANRELGKNIKGFSEGVKNCFLSYSWPGNVRELKNVIRRVSLLTEGNEIQVGVLPLELANHIRDFDKEHISEKVKPKQAKRKDLKDAAHEAEYNAVLSVLKDVNFNKTKAAKILNIDRKTLYNKIKAIKFLDEQ; encoded by the coding sequence ATGAAAAAGAAGATACTTATAATTGACGACGAGGTCAATATTGGCTTATTGCTTTCGCGGTTTCTAACAAGGAACGGCTTTGAAGTGGCCACTGCGATAACCGGAAATTCGGCTTTTGAAACTTTATCAAATGAAGTCTTCGATCTTGTGCTTTGCGATTATGGCCTGGACGATACCGATGGTCGCGAAATTTTAATAAAAATCAAAGAAAACTACCCCACCACCGGGGTAATTATCATTACCGGCTACACAGACATCAAACGTGCCGTTGAGCTGATTAAGCTTGGCGCATACGATTATATTACAAAGCCTTTGTATCCTGATGAAATATTAAACACCATAAATAAGGCACTTGAAACACAAAGGGCGTTGAACGAGCGTTCAATGGCTCCGGGTGAGGCTATCAGCAACGTAACTGAGCCGGAATACAACAGCCAAACACAATATATTGATGGCAAGAGCGAGGTATCAATCGGCTTGTTAAAGCAGATTCAATTAATTGCGCCAACTTCTTATAGCGTTATCCTTACCGGAAAAAGCGGTACCGGAAAAGAATATGTTGCCAAAACCATTCACCTCAACAGTTTAAGGAAAGATAAGCCCTTTATAGCGATGGATTGTGGCTCGCTAACCAAAGAATTAGCCGCAAGTGAGTTTTTCGGCCACGAGAAGGGAGCCTTTACCGGTGCCTTATATAAAAAAATTGGCCACTTTGAACAAGCCAATGGGGGGACGTTATTTTTAGACGAAATCGGCAACTTATCTTACGAAATTCAGGCAACGCTGCTCAGAACAGTTCAGGAAAGAAAAGTGAAGCGCATTGGAAGTACCAAAGAAATTGACCTCGATGTACGGATTATTGTGGCCACCAACGAAAATTTGGTGGAGAATATAAACAAAGGAACATTCAGGGAAGATTTATTTCATCGTTTTAACGAATTTTCAATCCACATTCCTTCGCTGAAGAAACGGGGGAACGATATTATGGTTTTTGCCGAACGTTTTTTAGCCGACGCCAACCGCGAGCTCGGGAAAAATATCAAGGGATTTTCAGAAGGGGTTAAAAACTGTTTCTTAAGCTATAGCTGGCCCGGAAATGTACGCGAATTGAAAAACGTAATCAGGCGGGTATCACTCCTAACCGAAGGAAACGAAATACAAGTGGGTGTATTGCCCCTCGAACTGGCAAACCATATCAGAGATTTTGATAAGGAGCATATTTCGGAGAAAGTTAAACCCAAGCAGGCTAAACGAAAAGACCTTAAAGATGCAGCCCACGAGGCCGAGTACAACGCCGTTTTGAGCGTTTTAAAGGACGTAAATTTTAACAAGACCAAGGCCGCCAAAATCTTAAATATCGATAGGAAGACACTGTATAATAAAATAAAGGCCATTAAGTTTTTAGACGAGCAATAA
- the aspS gene encoding aspartate--tRNA ligase — protein MLRTVTCGALTLNNLGESVTLCGWVQKSRDLGGMTFIDIRDRYGITQLVFNMDDNRELCEAARLLGREFVIKATGTVVERSNKNPKMPTGDVEIKVSALEVLNAAKLPPFMIDDETDGGDELRMKYRYLDLRRNPVRNNLVLRHKMAQSVRRYLDALDFIEVETPVLIKSTPEGARDFVVPSRMNEGEFYALPQSPQTFKQLLMVSGFDRYFQIVKCFRDEDLRADRQPEFTQIDCEMSFIEQEDILNTFEGLIRTLFKEVRNYDLPEVPRMQYADAMRLYGSDKPDTRFAMQFVEANDLVKGKGFPVFDNAELVVGINAKGAASYTRKQLDELTDFIKRPQIGATGLIYARHNDDDTIKSSVDKFFNEADLKQWSEAFATEKGDLLLILAGSTDKVRKQLNELRLEMGNRLGLRDKNTFSALWVLDFPLLEWDEETERYHAMHHPFTSPKPEDIALLDTDPKNVRANAYDMVINGTEIGGGSIRIHDRELQALMFKHLGFSAEEAQKQFGFLMDAFEFGAPPHGGIAFGFDRLTSIFAGLDSIRDVIAFPKNNSGRDVMIDSPSTIDDKQLKELKIKTDL, from the coding sequence ATGTTAAGAACAGTAACTTGCGGTGCACTAACCCTTAATAACTTGGGCGAAAGTGTAACCTTGTGTGGTTGGGTACAAAAATCGAGAGATTTGGGCGGCATGACTTTTATCGACATACGCGACCGTTATGGTATTACACAACTGGTTTTTAACATGGATGATAACCGTGAGCTTTGCGAAGCAGCACGTTTGTTAGGTCGCGAGTTTGTGATCAAAGCCACTGGTACGGTAGTAGAACGCAGCAATAAAAACCCTAAAATGCCAACAGGCGATGTAGAGATTAAAGTTTCTGCACTTGAGGTTTTAAATGCGGCGAAGCTGCCTCCCTTTATGATTGATGACGAAACTGACGGCGGAGACGAGCTGCGCATGAAATACCGTTACCTCGATTTACGTCGCAATCCGGTTCGTAACAACCTGGTTTTACGCCATAAAATGGCGCAATCCGTTCGCCGCTACTTAGATGCCTTAGATTTTATCGAGGTAGAAACTCCGGTGTTAATCAAATCTACACCCGAAGGCGCCCGAGATTTCGTTGTGCCTAGCCGCATGAACGAGGGTGAGTTTTACGCCTTACCGCAGTCGCCACAAACTTTTAAGCAATTGCTTATGGTTTCGGGTTTTGATCGGTATTTTCAAATTGTAAAATGCTTTAGGGATGAGGATTTAAGAGCCGATCGCCAGCCGGAGTTTACCCAAATCGATTGCGAAATGTCGTTTATCGAACAAGAAGACATTTTAAACACCTTTGAAGGCTTAATCCGCACACTTTTTAAAGAGGTTCGCAATTACGATTTGCCAGAAGTTCCGCGGATGCAGTACGCCGATGCAATGCGGTTATATGGTTCCGATAAGCCCGACACGCGTTTTGCCATGCAGTTTGTAGAGGCGAACGATTTGGTAAAGGGCAAAGGCTTCCCTGTGTTCGATAACGCCGAGTTGGTTGTTGGTATTAATGCAAAAGGTGCAGCCAGTTATACGCGGAAACAGTTAGATGAACTGACCGACTTTATTAAGCGCCCGCAAATTGGTGCTACAGGCTTAATCTATGCCCGACATAATGATGATGACACGATAAAATCGTCGGTTGATAAATTCTTTAACGAAGCAGATTTGAAGCAATGGAGCGAAGCTTTTGCAACTGAAAAAGGCGATTTGCTTTTAATTTTAGCTGGATCGACTGATAAAGTTCGTAAACAATTGAACGAGTTGCGTCTTGAAATGGGTAACCGTTTGGGCTTACGCGATAAAAATACTTTCTCAGCACTTTGGGTATTGGATTTTCCGCTTTTAGAATGGGATGAAGAAACCGAGCGTTACCATGCCATGCACCACCCCTTTACCTCGCCCAAGCCAGAAGATATCGCCCTGCTAGATACGGACCCGAAAAATGTTCGTGCGAATGCTTATGACATGGTGATTAATGGAACTGAAATTGGCGGAGGTTCAATTCGTATTCACGATCGGGAACTGCAAGCATTAATGTTTAAGCATTTAGGTTTTAGCGCTGAAGAAGCTCAGAAACAATTTGGTTTCTTAATGGATGCATTTGAGTTTGGCGCACCTCCACACGGTGGAATTGCCTTCGGATTTGACCGCTTAACTTCAATTTTTGCAGGCTTAGATTCGATTCGCGATGTAATTGCTTTCCCTAAAAATAATTCGGGAAGAGATGTTATGATCGATAGTCCGAGCACAATCGACGATAAACAATTGAAGGAACTGAAGATTAAAACGGATCTTTAA
- a CDS encoding AI-2E family transporter, which translates to MSVFSYKQRNNINLVIIIALGLLIAYSLQGIFSAILSTLVLYTIMRPAYIHLAEIKGWNKRLVAISLIAFSVLIIVLPFYALSSMVLSKISELRNNEIFFKNLLVKLQHLSPVKINQELIQEGMNRLGNWATQLFPSLISSAVNIILSLLVMYFLLYFMLIERKKFEYSLIKYAPLREQNALRFGDEMRNTTYANVLGQGLICLVQGSLVSLSFYVLGYKDPVFWGVITTFISFVPILGPPVVFVPAAILQIANGNNFAGWAMLIFGFVVIINIDNVLRFIIAKKVGNIHPIITVIGVIIGIPLFGILGLVFGPLLLSYFILLVKIYETSTLASERLERIKTNNELGEL; encoded by the coding sequence ATGTCAGTATTTTCTTACAAACAGCGCAACAATATCAATCTCGTTATCATTATAGCGCTCGGCTTGTTAATCGCCTACTCACTACAAGGAATATTTAGCGCAATTTTAAGTACGTTGGTGCTTTACACCATTATGCGTCCGGCATACATTCACCTCGCCGAAATTAAAGGTTGGAACAAACGTTTGGTTGCCATCTCGCTGATCGCCTTTAGCGTTTTAATCATCGTATTGCCGTTTTATGCATTGAGCAGTATGGTGTTGAGTAAGATTTCGGAACTTAGAAACAATGAAATCTTTTTTAAAAATCTGTTGGTTAAGCTTCAGCATTTAAGCCCGGTCAAGATCAATCAGGAGCTCATTCAGGAGGGAATGAACCGCTTGGGCAACTGGGCTACCCAGCTTTTTCCTTCGCTGATCTCAAGCGCAGTAAATATTATACTTAGTTTGCTAGTGATGTATTTTTTATTATACTTTATGCTCATTGAACGTAAAAAGTTTGAGTATTCATTAATCAAGTATGCACCATTAAGAGAACAGAACGCTTTGCGCTTTGGCGATGAAATGCGAAACACGACCTACGCAAATGTACTTGGCCAGGGCTTAATTTGTTTGGTGCAGGGCTCACTTGTAAGCCTATCATTTTACGTGCTCGGCTATAAAGACCCTGTATTTTGGGGCGTTATCACCACGTTTATATCCTTTGTTCCGATTTTAGGCCCCCCGGTCGTTTTTGTGCCGGCGGCAATACTGCAAATTGCCAACGGTAATAACTTTGCAGGCTGGGCCATGTTAATATTTGGCTTTGTGGTCATTATCAATATTGATAATGTGCTCAGATTCATTATTGCAAAAAAAGTTGGTAACATACATCCCATTATTACAGTAATTGGCGTAATTATTGGTATTCCTTTATTCGGAATATTAGGGCTTGTTTTTGGCCCGCTTCTGCTTTCTTATTTTATATTGCTAGTTAAAATTTACGAAACGAGTACGCTCGCTTCAGAAAGATTGGAAAGAATTAAAACAAATAACGAACTTGGAGAGTTATAA